TTCATTCATAACgtgcatatatatacataggtcAAAACTGCCTAGTGATCTAATTTGCTGAACATACATACCAATCACCTACTATTGATCTCAGAGAAACTCTCTCCCAAAGGAAAGTCACTAAGAGCAAGTCCATCAGGCTACCAAATGCCTTGCTAATGCAAAAAATATGGCAGAAATTTTGGCAAAATTCTCGCCCCCAGACAATCAAACTTGCTTTCAAATTATGACAAAAATCATCTTTGGTGCCAAATGAGGCAGCAACTTCAGCTTTGTCAAACCTTGCCGCATCACCACGAACCAACTGTATGATGGTTACCACTTACAGGCATGATCAAACCTCCAAACTCCATTTGGCACCAAAAAGTCAAGAACACAAGGggaaatatttgtttttcaGATTCTTGAACTTACAAcagaaattaaacaaacaaaaaaaacgagTTCTAGTGAGATGACAGCTGCTATTGAAAAGGTAGTCCACACGGAAACAGTAAAATTTGAATTCAACAAAGCATAACATGGCAATACtcgcttagcaaaaaaaaaacatggcaaTACTCATGCGGTATCAAATTATTCTTGCCctaaaccaaacccaataaGAATTGATACCTATAATACGCAAAGATAGTTCAGCTGAGtatatcaaaatcaaacaagaagagaaatcctggaaaataaaaactaacaaaGCGAAAGGACTGAAAGAGATTGTCCAAGACTTAATACAGAAGCATGTAAAGATCTCATAAATGCCTAATGATAAACAAgctcaaataagaacaaagagGATAAAGAAAAAACTTGCTTACTTCAATCTGTCCTTTCTTAGCAACCTTTGACCAATCCTTAGCAGCAACACCAGATTTCCAATCAAAGTCAACTGAGAACGTCATCACCGGCTTGTGATCAGTTGCCCAAAAACAAGCCATATAATCGCCAGTCTCAGATGCGGTAAACGCAAAGGTACCAGAACCCACAGTATCACCATAGTGATAATTGTTGCCGTGGGGTGATGTAACCTATACTTGCACACATCCAAAACAACATCAATCCCGCATACGTGAAAATTTATGGAAGTTCAATTATTACAATGAACAAGTATGGATTAATTCAACAGGGAATAATACCAAAAACAACAACCATAAcgaacaattcaaaaaattagcagAATGGTAGAACAGGATAGATAACTCAAGTTCCGTTTTTGCAACAAGCCATTAGGTCTCAAGTTCGTAACTTCCTAATCATTTGccctaaaattgaaaaaagtacaGTCAACAATCAATCTTAGATGATTGAAATCAAgtggttggcctagtggtcaaggcCTCGGTTctacacttttttttgggtaagttaagaTTTTATATCAAAACAGAGGAGCTACCCCTGAACACAGCATACAACCAAGGAAAGGGAAAAGGGCTAGGAACAGGCTCCCACCCTAACAATCTATGAACAAAGCAGAACAACTACTCCCTAGTCCAGagtagaaacaaaacaaagaagagaacCAGATTATCCTCTAGAGAAAACAGCTGGGGACAAGCATCATATAGGGGAGAAAATAGCAGGAGAGAGACTCCACATAGCACACAGTCTTTGGTTCCTGGCACTGCTAAATGTTACTCCAACTCTAAAAGAGTTAGTTCATACAAAACTTTGTTCTGGCTTTAAATGGACCCCCACTAGTGGACTGTGGGATAAGTCCACAAGAGATTAGTTAAGTTGCGCATAAGCTTGCTCGAACAATTATCAACAACGAAAAAAGGTGGTATTTTTCTTATGAAAGAAAAACCATGCTCCTTGCAAACCCTTGAGAAATGTGGATCCCCAGCCCTACATAGAGCAACCAACAGGACATTCTCAACTCAATCACAAGCAAATAAGCCATCCCCCTCTCCCATTCCTATCCCCAACCATAAGAAAAACTTCCCCAAAGAAACTCAAATCAAAGCACACACAACAAAAGCAAAGAAATGGGATTCAATCTAGCCACATTGGTCTCTTACCCAATTGGGAGCTCAAAATTTCAGCTGTGCACTGTAACATTTACCAAACCCACTTGAATATGAACAATTTGAGAGGCAAACGGCAATTGGGTAACCGTAATTAATCAATTAATTACCTTGACGGTGATCCTGTGGGTGTCGGGAATCGGAAAACCCTCGTTGGGATTGACGACGCTGTACTTACCCACAGTCATGGCGTTGTTCTTGATGTCTTCTGTTATGCATTTGGTGGACCCCGATTGAAGGTCGAATCTCATCGACTGAACCATCAGGATAGGTGATAATACTAACCCTAATGCCGTAATTAAGGCTTTGAATTTCCACATTTTGTTTTCGTGTAGAGAAACAGTAAGGACTTGGATTGAACGTTTGAATTAGGcgaaggaggagagagatgaaattGGTTTGGGCAAACTCGCGATCTGAAGCGAAGCTGTTCGTTCTTTCCTTACATTTTGCTTGGTTTTTGCACTGGAGGAGTGAGAATTACTATAAGCTAGAAACGGCTTGACATGTTTACACTATATAGCCAATGGTGTGTTGACAAGTCAGCAGCTTAAATATGGTAACGACCTCGGATGTTGAACTCACAACCTCACTGCACCGAAGCGCAACTACGCAGATGTTGGACTAACTGTCCCAATTTCCCAAATTTAAGGGGAAGGATCCAGTCCATTTAGTTCGGATCagtttggttcatttgtttgcatccgagctgttcaaaagtgttttggacagcttaaatttgtcaaatttgtttttattacaaaacacccggaacaaatctgaaccgtccaaaacacttttaaacagCTCGAATGCAAACAATGGACCAAAACTGGTCCAAACTAACTGGACTGAATCCGACCCCGTTAAACAAGCGGTATATTGTTGAGCTTGATTGAAATTTTAATATGGTTAGACATATGTTCAAACCCAACGTTATTTGTTGTAGATAAGCCAATTTCTAACGGGCTGTAATCAAGCCAATCGCAAATATATCTCGATTGGCTTGAGTTTTCTATATTACTCCAAATTTATCAAGAGTAGAGTTTGCTCAAACTTAATTTGATATCTGAGCAAGTACACTAGATGAGCTTAAATACAGTTTTTGCTATTTTACAtaagagaaacataaaaaaatagtCTACACCAGATGAGCTAAAAGAAGAGCTAAAATACATTTATGAAtagttgttctttatttttaccTATGCACTATTTatactcctttcttttttttattatttctttctctctctcctccgtcctttctcctttctttaaacaataaagataataaaaaatgaggaaaatatatattttttaattaaagttaggtaaaatagatagtattggtatagtgttgagagagatgtgagtaggtaaaatgaaaaaagtgcaATGTTGATCagtatttttacattttcattggtgtacatgctcttaaaCAACTCCCTAAAGCTTTTAATCTTCATTAATTTATTCAACAAATCGatctcaaacaaaaatttaaccAGTTGACAAACTTGTGTAAACTTGGTTTACGAGGCATGAAATTATGCCAAGGCAGTGACAAACTACGCACGCGTAGAAAGTGATTGCATGTCATTCTCAAATTG
This DNA window, taken from Rhododendron vialii isolate Sample 1 chromosome 8a, ASM3025357v1, encodes the following:
- the LOC131335114 gene encoding transmembrane emp24 domain-containing protein p24delta9-like, translating into MWKFKALITALGLVLSPILMVQSMRFDLQSGSTKCITEDIKNNAMTVGKYSVVNPNEGFPIPDTHRITVKVTSPHGNNYHYGDTVGSGTFAFTASETGDYMACFWATDHKPVMTFSVDFDWKSGVAAKDWSKVAKKGQIEVMELELKKMYDTVSSIHDEMFYLREREEEMQRLNRATNSKMATFSFFSLMFCLSVAGLQLWHLKAFFERKKLI